The uncultured Roseibium sp. DNA segment AAATCGTGATCGACAGCCAGAAACTGGAAGCCTATTCGGTCACCCAGCAGGAGCTGCTCAACACGCTGACGCTGAACAACCAGCTTGTCCCGGCCGGTTTCATCGACAGCGGCAACGGGCGGTTCAACGTCAAGGTTCCCGGCCTGATCGAGACGGCGGAAGATGTCTATTCGCTGCCGATCAAGCAGAATGGCGAGGCGGTCGTCAAGCTCTCCGACGTTGCCGATATTCGCCGAACCTTCAAGGATGCCACGTCCTACACCAGGGTGAACGGCAAACCCGCGATCGCCCTTGAGGTCACCAAGCGGATCGGCACCAATCTGATCGAAAACAACGCCGCGGTCCGGCAGGTCGTGGAACAGGCTTCGAAGGATTGGCCGGAAACGGTCAAGGTGAACCTGCTGCTCGACCAGTCCTCGAAGACCTTCGAGGTTCTGGGCTCGCTGCAATCGTCGATCCTGACGGCGATTTTCCTGGTGATGATCCTGGTTGTGGCGGCACTCGGCCTCAGGTCCGCACTGCTCGTCGGCCTGGCGATCCCGACCTCCTTCATGATCGGGTTCCTGATCCTGGGCGGCATGGGCTACACGGTGTCCAACATGGTCATGTTCGGCCTCGTGCTGACGGTCGGCATGCTCGTCGACGGCGCCATTGTCATGACCGAATATGCCGACCGCAAGATCTCCGAAGGCATGGAGGACAAGGAAGCCTACATCCGCGCCGCACGGCTGATGTTCTGGCCGATCGTGTCGTCAACGGCGACCACGCTTGCCGCCTTCCTGCCCATGCTGATGTGGCCGGGCGTCGCCGGCGAATTCATGAGCTACCTGCCGATCATGGTGATCATCGTGCTGTCGGCCTCCCTGCTGACGGCCATGGTGTTCATCCCCGTGACCGGCGCCATCTTTGCGCAAGTCTCCCATTTCATGGGCAGGCACGCGAACGGGCTTCTGGCCTTTATCTTCGCGGTGGTCGCGGGCGCGATCGTTCTTGAGGCACCGGGCCTGCCCGAACTGTTGGCGGCATTCGCGCCCACGGCGTTTGCCGGCCCGATCCTGTTTGCCCTTGCCGGCCTGGCGTTCGTCGGTGTCGGCTTTGCCTCCTATTTCGTCCTGCGTCCGTTCGTTCGCTGGTCCAGGGCCCGGGCGGAAAGGCTCCAAGCGGCGGAACGCGCCGAAGCGGAAGCGGTTTCAGGTTCCACCTCCTTCGACGTCAACAAGATCGGCGGAATGGCAGGCGTCTACGTCCGCTTCCTGAAGCTTCTGGCGGGTAACCCGATCGGCAACATCATCACCCTTGTCGTGATGATCGGCGGCAGCGTCATGATTTTCGGCGCCTTTGCCGGCAATCCCACAGGCGTGGAATTCTTCGTCGACGAAGAGCCCGACCAGGCGGTCGTCCTTGTTTCAGGGCGCGGCAACCTGTCCGCACGGGAGTCGCTCCAACTGGTCCAGGCGGTTGAGCGCGAAGTGCTTCAAATTCCGGGTGTCAAGAATGTCGTGACCTCGGCCAAGGCGCCCGGAGGTTCCGGCGGAGGCGATGTTCTCGGCGGTGTTCAGGACAAACCGGCTGACGTGATCGGCGAACTCCAACTCGAGTTGGCCGACTTCTGCTGCCGCCGGGAGGCGAAACAGATCTTCGCTGAGATTCGTGACCGGACAGCCTCTCTTCCCGGCATCAAGGTGGAAACCCGCAAGATCGAAGGCGGCCCGCCCACGGGCAAGGACCTGCAGCTTGAAGTCAAGTCCACCGACTACGATACGCTGGTGGAAAACGTCGCCAGGGTCCGCGCGCACATGGACCAGATGGATGGCCTGCTCGACCAGGAAGACGATCGGCCTCTGCCAGGCATCGAATGGGAATTGTCCATCGACCGGGAGCAGGCAGGCCGCTACAAGGCCGACATCGCCTCGGTGGGGTCAATGGTCCAGCTGGTCACCAACGGTGTGCTGGTCGGCAAGTACCGCCCGTCCGACAGCGAGGACGAGGTGGATATCCGGGTCCGCCTGCCGCAGGAGCAACGCACGCTCGACCGGTTCGACCAGTTGCGCCTGCAAACGCCGCTGGGACTGGTTCCGCTGTCGAACTTCGTGACCCGCTCGGCGTCGCCCAAGGTGTCCTCGATCACCCGGCGTGACGGGCTCTACTCGATGATGGTGAAAGCCACCGTCGACCCTACATCGGGCGCGCTGCCCGACGACAAGGTGCGCGAACTCGATCAATGGCTGAAGACCCAGACCTGGCCGGACAATATCTACCTGAAGTTCCGCGGCGCGGACGAGGACCAGAAGGAATCGGGCGAATTTCTGATGAAGGCGATGGTGGCATCGCTGTTCCTGATGTTCATCATCCTGCTGACCCAGTTCAACTCCTTCTACCAGACGGCCCTCACCCTCTCCACGGTAATCATGTCGGTGGTCGGCGTTCTTCTGGGACTGATCATCACGGGTCAGAAGTTCTCGATCATCATGACCGGGACCGGCGTCGTGGCGCTGGCCGGGATCGTGGTCAACAACGCCATCGTGCTGATCGATACCTATAACCGCTTCCGCGATGACGGCATGGAGCCGCTCGATGCGATCCTGAAGACGTCGGTACAGCGGATCAGGCCGATCCTCCTGACCACGATCACCACGATCGCCGGGCTGATCCCGATGGCCACCGCGATCAATCTGGACTTCTTCAACCAGGTAACCGCCTTTGGAGGGATCACCGCCGTTTGGTGGGTCCAGCTGTCGACGGCCGTGATTTCCGGACTTGCCTTCTCCACCCTGCTCACGCTGATCATGATCCCCGTGATGATCGCCTTGCCGAGCGTGTGGATGCAGTCCGGGCGCCGCGCCTCCGTCTGGTGGCGGGGTGCTCCCGCGACAGCGAACGGACCGGAACCGGCCTCCGAGCCGGACGGACCATCCGAACCGGAAGCCCCGTCCGAAGAGCAGTCCCCGCCAGCCCGGGTCGTCAGGATGGAAAAACCGAAACCGCCGAAGGTCCCGCCACAGGACCTGCCCAACGCGGCCGAATAGGCGCTCATCCGAACCGAAACCGCCGGGCCCCTGTCCCGGCGGTTTTTGTTTGTCGGGCGGCTTGCCATATCTGCCGGGCAAGTCCATGATAGTTGCATCATACAACTACATGATTGAAGACCGATGCAAACGATCTCCCCTGAAGTCATCTCCACCATCCGGGGCGCGGCCCGCGTTCTGGTCCGTGAGCATGGCTATATGGAACGCACGCTCGCGGGCACCGACCTGTCCCCCTCTGCAGTCCACACCATCGTCGAACTCGGCGAGAGCGGCAGCCTGACATCGAAAGAGCTCGCCGATCGCCTTAACCTGGAAAAATCCACGATCAGCCGGCTGGTGCAGGCGCTCGAAAAACGCGGCGAGATTACCAGCAAGAAGCAGGAAACGGACGGCCGGTCCTTTCGTATCACTTTGACCGAGCAGGGACGCAAGACCCTGGCCGTCCTGGCCGCCTATGGCGAGAACAAGGTGTCCGGCGCCCTTCCCCATCTGAGCGGACAGTCGACACCGGAAGATGTCGCCCGCGCGCTCGACGCCTTTGCGACCGCCCTGACGGTTTCAAGGACCGGCGGAAACACCGAAGGAAGCACTGGGGCAGCTCCTGCGGTTCCGGAGATCGTCGAAGGGTATCAGACCGGCATGATCGGCGATGTTTCGGGCCTCCACGGCCGCACACACGGGCCGATCGTCGGCTTCGGTCCCGCCTTTGAAAGCGTCGTCTCGGCTGCCATGGCGGACTTCATGCCCCGGCTTTCCAATCCGGTGAACAACTCCTGGAGCGTTGTCGAAAACGGCCGGGTCGTCGCCTCCATCACCATCGACGGAGAGGATCTCGGCAACAACATCGCCCATCTGCGCTGGTTCATCCTGGAAGAGCATCTGAGAGGTCTGGGCCTCGGCCGCAGGCTCCTGGACAAGGCCCTCGACCACTGCGAACGCCACCGCTTCGACGAGATCCACCTTTGGACCCTGAAAGGCCTCGACGCCGCCCGCGCGCTTTATGAGCGCAACGGCTTTGAACTGGCGGACGAATACCCGGGCGACCAGTGGGGCAAGATGGTCATGGAACAGAAATTCGTGCGCAAGCGGATAACCGGCTGATCCATACGTCTCCCAGTCCTTATAACCTTGGCCTTGTAAAACGCCCTCTGAAAATGGCGATGCTCCTCCAACCCTTTCGTCATGCCATGGCTGGCCCTTGGCATCTACGCCGTGACATTGCACCCCGGATTTGCTTTTCCGTTGGGCTGCGAAACGGCAAGGATGCTCGGATCAAGTCCGGGCAGGACCGCAGAGAGCGGTGCTAACTCGCATCGCCCTTGTGCTTGTCGCCGAGGTGATCGAGATCGGTGTCCTCGCAATCGCCATCGTCATCGCTTGCAAGGTTCCTGTCGGCCAGCAGCAACGCGCGATGGGACCGCCAGGCGAACGGAATGGAGACAAGGTAGAGCGCGGAGACCAGCGCCACCGCCTGAAACGGGTAACTCACCGTCAGAGCGACAATCAGGACCGCAACCACGAACAGCGGCAGCACGTAATCGCGGCGGATGCGCGTGCCGATGGTCTTGCCGGAATAGGTGGGCAGGCGACTGATCATCAGGAAGGCGATGCAGATGGTGAAGACGGCAACGCCAGGCGCGAATTCCGGCCATTGCGGCAGGACACCCAGAAAGCCCCAGTAGATCGGGATCAGCACCGTCAGTGCGCCGGCGGGCGCGGGAACGCCGGTGAAGAACTGCACCGCCCAGGCCGGTTTGTCCGGATCATCAAGAGCCACATTGAACCGGGCCAGGCGCAGGGCGGCTGAAATGGCGAAGGTCAGCGCTGCAATCCAGCCGAGCGAGCCCGCTTCCTTCAGGATCCAGAGATAGAGCATCAACGCCGGCGTGACGCCGAAATTGACGAAATCGGCCAGGGAATCCAGTTCCGCCCCGAACCGCGACGTCCCCTTCAGGAGCCGTGCGACCCGGCCGTCGAGCGCATCGAGCACGGCGGCGATCAGGACCGCGCCGACGGCGAATTCCCAACGGCCCTCATAAGCCATGCGGACGGCCGTCAGCCCGGAGCACAGAGCCAGCAGCGTCACCATATTGGGCAGGATCAGCCGCATGGGCACCCGGCGGAACCTGGGCTGGCGGCCTTGCCGGGCGTCTTTTCTGGGGGCGGATTTGTCGTGTTCAGTCGTCACTATTTCGCCCCTAGCTGACCCGGGTCAGCGGCTGTGCGGTGGGATTGGTCTCGCGCAGGTCCGCCAGGACGGTCTCGCCGGCAATCATCGTCTGGCCGAGGGCGACCTTTGGCACCGTGCCTTCGGGGAAATAGACATCGAGGCGCGAGCCGAAGCGGATCAGGCCGAAGCGTTCGCCGCCAGAAAGCGTCTCGCCTTCGCGCACGAAGCAGACGATGCGCCGCGCAACCAGGCCAGCGATCTGGACGACGCCGATACGGGTCTCGCCGTTTTCGATCACCAGACCGTTGCGTTCATTGTCCTCGCTCGCCTTGTCCAGTTCCGCATTCAGGAACTTGCCGGCGCGATAGGCAACCCGGGTAATCTTTCCGCTCATGGGCGCACGGTTCACGTGACAATTAAACACGTTCATGAAGATGGAGACACGCAGAAGCGGTTCGCCGCTGAGCTCCAGTTCCTCAGGCGGACGTGCCGGGCCCACATGGCTGACGACGCCGTCTGCCGGAGATATCACCAACCCCTCGGTGACCGGGGTCACCCGCGGCGGATCGCGGAAGAAGTAGCAGACCCAGGCGGTCACGACGAGACCGATCCAGAACAGAGGATCCGCGAACCAGCCGATGACCAGCGTCGCGACCAGGCTGATGGCAATAAACGGCCAGCCTTCCCGGTGGATGGGGACAAAGGCCTTGGTTACGGAGTCGACAAGTGACATGCAGGATCCTGCCCTTCGGGACTTTCTGCCAGCCGGCGCGGCAGAGCATTCCCCCGCCGCGGCCTTGCAGAATTCGTGTGTATCGCGCTACCGGACACCCTGTTCCGGCAGCACATGGAATTGGGGCTCTCTTCTAAACCCATTCGATCCGCAATTGAACCGGAAAACCAAATCGCAACATGCCGGATGCTCAGGCGTCGCGATAGTCGGTTTCCCAGTAGGGCGGCCGGCCGTATTTCGAAAGCAGGAAATCGACAAAGACGGAGACTTTCGGCGGCGTGAACTTGCCAGGCGGATAAACTGCCCAGATGGCCCCTTCCCGCACCACCGGATAGTCCTGCATCACTTCCACGAGCCGGCCGTCCCGCAAGTCTTCCCAGATATGGGCGATGGACTTGAGGCTGACGCCGAGGCCGCACATGGCCGCGTCGTAGGAAAAGTCACTGGTATCGCCGGTGATAAAGGCCGACACCTGCTGGGCAATCTCTCCGTCCGGCCCCTCGAAATACCAGATCGGCATGGAGGAAATGCCAATGCAGTCGTGGTTGACGAGTTCGGCCGGGCAGCTCGGCGCACCATTACGGACGATATAGTCGGGTGTCGCGCACAGAACCCGTTTATTGCTGCCGAGACGGCGCGCTCTGAGGGTGGAGTCGGCCAGAGGCGCCCCCCGGATGGCCATGTCGTAGCCTTCGGCGACAATGTCGACGAGCCGGTCGGTGAAGTCCATATCGATGCGAATGTCCGGATAGAGTTCCCGGAATTCCACCAGATAGGGCAACACGTGTTTGCGGCCGAAATACATGTTTGTGGAGATTTTCAGCGTGCCGCGCGGCGCTTCGGTGCTGGCCTCCAGTTGGTCCAGCGCCGCGTCCATTTCCCGTAGCGCTGCCGCAGCATGGTCCAGCAGGATCTGACCGGCCTCCGTCAAGGCCGCGCGCCGCGTGGTGCGGGCAAACAACTGCGCGCCCACTTCACGCTCCAGCGCGGACAGACGGCTGCTTGCCGCCGAAGGAGACAGGCCAAATTCGCGCCCCGCTGCCGACAGGTTGCCCAGTGCGGCAACACGGGAAAAGAAACGCAGATCATCCAGGCGCATTATTCGAAAACTTCGAAAAGTGTTACCGAAACGAGCCCGATTATATCACAGCGCCGGAAATGAGACAGTCCCTCCAGCAGAAAGGAGACTGTCATGATACATACCGGTGATCATTACGAACATCTCGCACGTACGCACCGCGCCAGCGAAATCCGGCGTGTCTTCGGGGCTCTGTTCCAGCTCCCTGGCCGTCTCGTTCTCGCGCCCAAAGCCACACATCGCCTTTCGCCGTCCGATACCAGCTTCCGAGCGGCCTGAGCCGATAACCCGCTACTCGACGGTTTCGCCTGCGCGCGGCCCTCGAAGAACGATGCCCAAATCATCTTCTTCCCGGGCTGCCCGCAGGCGTTCCTCTGCCTCGCTCGCTTCGCGCTGACGCGCCCACATGGAGGCATAGAGGCCGTTCTCCGCCAGAAGGTCGGTATGCGTGCCGCGCTCGACGATCCGGCCGGCCTCGAGCACGAGGATCTGGTCGGCACCGACCACTGTCGACAGACGGTGGGCGATGACGAGCGTGGTGCGGTTCTTCGACACCTGATCGAGCGCCGCCTGGATCTCCTGTTCCGTATGCGTGTCGAGGGCTGAGGTCGCCTCGTCGAGGATCAGGATCGGCGGGGATTTCAGGATGGTCCTGGCGATGGCGACGCGCTGCTTTTCACCGCCGGACAACTTCAGACCGCGCTCGCCGACCTCGGACGCATAGCCCTGCGGCAGACGTTCGATGAAGTCGTGGATCTGCGCCATGCGGGCGGCTTCCCTAACTTCCTCGTCCGTCGCTTCCGGACGGCCGTAGCGGATGTTGTAGGCAATCGTGTCGTTGAAGAGCACCGTGTCCTGCGGAACCATGCCGATGGCATGGCGGACACTGACCTGGGTGACGTCCCGGACGTCCTGGCCGTCGATCAGGATCTGTCCGCCGGTCACGTCATAGAAGCGGAACAGAAGGCGGGAAATAGTCGACTTGCCCGCGCCTGACGGTCCAACGATGGCAATCGTCTTGCCCGCCGGCACGTTGAAGTCGATCCCTTTCAGGATCGGACGGTCCGCGTCGTAGTGGAAATGTACATCCTTGAAGGCAATCGTCCCCTCGACGGCTTTCAGCGGCTCCGCTCCCGGCTTGTCGGTGATTTCGGCCGGCACACCGAGCAGGTCGAACATGGATTCGATATCCGCCAGGCCCTGCCGGATTTCCCGGTAGATGAACCCGATGAAGTTGAGCGGAATGGAGATCTGCATCAAAAGCGCGTTGATCAGAACGAAATCGCCGATGGTCTGTTCGCCGGCCATGACGGCCTTGGCGGACAGCACCATACAGGCGGCCATGCCGATACCGAGGATGACGGTCTGACCAAGGTTCAGCCAGGCAAGCGACGTCCAGGTCTTGGTGGCCGCCTTTTCGTATTTGGCCATGGAGACGTCGAAGCGGTCGGACTCCATCCGTTCATTGCCGAAATATTTGACCGTCTCGAAATTCAGCAGGCTGTCGATCGCCTTTGAATTGGCGTCCGTGTCGCTGTCATTCATTTCGCGGCGGATGGAAATCCGCCAGTTCGACGCCTTGATGGTGAACCAGACGTAGGCAATGATCATCCCGGCCACGATGGCGAGATAGCTCAGGCCGAACTGGTAGGAGATCACCGCCGCCATGATGGCGAATTCCAGGATGGTCGGAATGCCGTTCAGGATCGTGAAGCGGACGATCGCCTCGATGCCCTTCACGCCGCGCTCGATCACCCGGCTGAGACCGCCGGTGCGCCGCGCCAGGTGGAACCGCAGGGACAGTTCATGCAGGTGGCGGAAGGTCAGATTGGCAAGCTGGCGCACGGCATGCTGGCCCACACGGGCAAAAAGCGCGTCGCGCAGCTGATTGAAGGCCACGGCCAGGACACGCGCGGCATTATAGGCGAGCACCAGCATCACCGGCGCAACCAGAAACGCCGGCAGATTGTTCGTCTCTCCGGTCAGGGCATCGGACGCCCAGGCGAAGAAATAGGGCGAGAGAACGGTCACGCCTTTCGCCAGTACCAGGGCGACGACGGCCAGCAGCACCCGTGTCTTCAGGTCCGGCCGATGGGCCGGCCAGATATAGGGCCAGAGATTGATCAGGGTATTAAGGGTCGAGCCTTCGTCCGCACTGACTGTAGTTTGCTTGCCCGCGCTCGTGTTGCCGGCAGCCTCCTTGTCGGCCGCATTCTGTACAGCCCGATTACTCAACGGCTTTCTCCCTGGGATCATTTTCGGTTTCTTTGTTATTGAGGGCTTCATCGGGACATCCGCCGGCCTTCAGACAGGCGCTGTGTTGTTCTGAGACCCGATTGAAGAAATCCTCCGACGCTACGGCCGCCTTGGACAGCATGTCCGTGTTCAGGTAATAGCGGCAGTTCCGGCCCATCGTCTCACAGGTCAGAAGTCCGGTTTCCTTGAGTACCTGCAGATGCTGGGAGACCGTGGAT contains these protein-coding regions:
- a CDS encoding efflux RND transporter permease subunit, which translates into the protein MIDALEAILRRPKTVFVLMLALIVAGTYTYLTIPKEDSPDIDVPVFYVSIMQQGISPEDADRLLVRPMETELRGLDGLKEITAIASEGHASIILEFDVSFDKDEALSDVRDKVDQAKGKLPADAEEPTIHETNFALLPTITVALSGNVPERTLYNLARRLKDQIEAIDTVRSADLTGHREELLEIVIDSQKLEAYSVTQQELLNTLTLNNQLVPAGFIDSGNGRFNVKVPGLIETAEDVYSLPIKQNGEAVVKLSDVADIRRTFKDATSYTRVNGKPAIALEVTKRIGTNLIENNAAVRQVVEQASKDWPETVKVNLLLDQSSKTFEVLGSLQSSILTAIFLVMILVVAALGLRSALLVGLAIPTSFMIGFLILGGMGYTVSNMVMFGLVLTVGMLVDGAIVMTEYADRKISEGMEDKEAYIRAARLMFWPIVSSTATTLAAFLPMLMWPGVAGEFMSYLPIMVIIVLSASLLTAMVFIPVTGAIFAQVSHFMGRHANGLLAFIFAVVAGAIVLEAPGLPELLAAFAPTAFAGPILFALAGLAFVGVGFASYFVLRPFVRWSRARAERLQAAERAEAEAVSGSTSFDVNKIGGMAGVYVRFLKLLAGNPIGNIITLVVMIGGSVMIFGAFAGNPTGVEFFVDEEPDQAVVLVSGRGNLSARESLQLVQAVEREVLQIPGVKNVVTSAKAPGGSGGGDVLGGVQDKPADVIGELQLELADFCCRREAKQIFAEIRDRTASLPGIKVETRKIEGGPPTGKDLQLEVKSTDYDTLVENVARVRAHMDQMDGLLDQEDDRPLPGIEWELSIDREQAGRYKADIASVGSMVQLVTNGVLVGKYRPSDSEDEVDIRVRLPQEQRTLDRFDQLRLQTPLGLVPLSNFVTRSASPKVSSITRRDGLYSMMVKATVDPTSGALPDDKVRELDQWLKTQTWPDNIYLKFRGADEDQKESGEFLMKAMVASLFLMFIILLTQFNSFYQTALTLSTVIMSVVGVLLGLIITGQKFSIIMTGTGVVALAGIVVNNAIVLIDTYNRFRDDGMEPLDAILKTSVQRIRPILLTTITTIAGLIPMATAINLDFFNQVTAFGGITAVWWVQLSTAVISGLAFSTLLTLIMIPVMIALPSVWMQSGRRASVWWRGAPATANGPEPASEPDGPSEPEAPSEEQSPPARVVRMEKPKPPKVPPQDLPNAAE
- a CDS encoding GNAT family N-acetyltransferase; this encodes MQTISPEVISTIRGAARVLVREHGYMERTLAGTDLSPSAVHTIVELGESGSLTSKELADRLNLEKSTISRLVQALEKRGEITSKKQETDGRSFRITLTEQGRKTLAVLAAYGENKVSGALPHLSGQSTPEDVARALDAFATALTVSRTGGNTEGSTGAAPAVPEIVEGYQTGMIGDVSGLHGRTHGPIVGFGPAFESVVSAAMADFMPRLSNPVNNSWSVVENGRVVASITIDGEDLGNNIAHLRWFILEEHLRGLGLGRRLLDKALDHCERHRFDEIHLWTLKGLDAARALYERNGFELADEYPGDQWGKMVMEQKFVRKRITG
- a CDS encoding phosphatidylcholine/phosphatidylserine synthase produces the protein MTTEHDKSAPRKDARQGRQPRFRRVPMRLILPNMVTLLALCSGLTAVRMAYEGRWEFAVGAVLIAAVLDALDGRVARLLKGTSRFGAELDSLADFVNFGVTPALMLYLWILKEAGSLGWIAALTFAISAALRLARFNVALDDPDKPAWAVQFFTGVPAPAGALTVLIPIYWGFLGVLPQWPEFAPGVAVFTICIAFLMISRLPTYSGKTIGTRIRRDYVLPLFVVAVLIVALTVSYPFQAVALVSALYLVSIPFAWRSHRALLLADRNLASDDDGDCEDTDLDHLGDKHKGDAS
- a CDS encoding phosphatidylserine decarboxylase yields the protein MSLVDSVTKAFVPIHREGWPFIAISLVATLVIGWFADPLFWIGLVVTAWVCYFFRDPPRVTPVTEGLVISPADGVVSHVGPARPPEELELSGEPLLRVSIFMNVFNCHVNRAPMSGKITRVAYRAGKFLNAELDKASEDNERNGLVIENGETRIGVVQIAGLVARRIVCFVREGETLSGGERFGLIRFGSRLDVYFPEGTVPKVALGQTMIAGETVLADLRETNPTAQPLTRVS
- a CDS encoding LysR family transcriptional regulator; amino-acid sequence: MRLDDLRFFSRVAALGNLSAAGREFGLSPSAASSRLSALEREVGAQLFARTTRRAALTEAGQILLDHAAAALREMDAALDQLEASTEAPRGTLKISTNMYFGRKHVLPYLVEFRELYPDIRIDMDFTDRLVDIVAEGYDMAIRGAPLADSTLRARRLGSNKRVLCATPDYIVRNGAPSCPAELVNHDCIGISSMPIWYFEGPDGEIAQQVSAFITGDTSDFSYDAAMCGLGVSLKSIAHIWEDLRDGRLVEVMQDYPVVREGAIWAVYPPGKFTPPKVSVFVDFLLSKYGRPPYWETDYRDA
- a CDS encoding ABC transporter ATP-binding protein/permease, whose product is MINLWPYIWPAHRPDLKTRVLLAVVALVLAKGVTVLSPYFFAWASDALTGETNNLPAFLVAPVMLVLAYNAARVLAVAFNQLRDALFARVGQHAVRQLANLTFRHLHELSLRFHLARRTGGLSRVIERGVKGIEAIVRFTILNGIPTILEFAIMAAVISYQFGLSYLAIVAGMIIAYVWFTIKASNWRISIRREMNDSDTDANSKAIDSLLNFETVKYFGNERMESDRFDVSMAKYEKAATKTWTSLAWLNLGQTVILGIGMAACMVLSAKAVMAGEQTIGDFVLINALLMQISIPLNFIGFIYREIRQGLADIESMFDLLGVPAEITDKPGAEPLKAVEGTIAFKDVHFHYDADRPILKGIDFNVPAGKTIAIVGPSGAGKSTISRLLFRFYDVTGGQILIDGQDVRDVTQVSVRHAIGMVPQDTVLFNDTIAYNIRYGRPEATDEEVREAARMAQIHDFIERLPQGYASEVGERGLKLSGGEKQRVAIARTILKSPPILILDEATSALDTHTEQEIQAALDQVSKNRTTLVIAHRLSTVVGADQILVLEAGRIVERGTHTDLLAENGLYASMWARQREASEAEERLRAAREEDDLGIVLRGPRAGETVE
- a CDS encoding metalloregulator ArsR/SmtB family transcription factor, producing MAEKSAGFRPDSGSETACAPTAQCELAKVYRALGHPARLAIIETLASRNAACCGEIVDRMPLAQSTVSQHLQVLKETGLLTCETMGRNCRYYLNTDMLSKAAVASEDFFNRVSEQHSACLKAGGCPDEALNNKETENDPREKAVE